aaacaacaaaatACTTCTGTTCAGTAATTCTGTTCACTCTGGGGTGGATGGACTGTTAAAAGTGGCTGACTAAACACATATTAAACGTAAATAACACCACATAGCGTAAGATTGTTAGAATTAATCATATTTCATTCTTTCAGATTATAAGCTAAAACACTGACACTTTAGAGTACATTTGAAAAGTAAGTAAAAGTGTAATCATCAATAAAATTAGGCCTATATCAAGCAGTAAACACCAGTAAATGTCAGTTGACTTCATACATTAACCGAAAAATGTGTAAACAAAGGGCACATACAGATACCTTTCTGTAAACATTGCAGATGAGTTCTAAgatattttagtatttttatatCCCTGTACTGCATGAACATTAGGCCCGTATTACAGCTGCATAACAAAACACTATCAGGCATCGTTGTTCACCGCCTCACAAGCATGTATCCTATGCTAGCTAGCTTAACGACATGAATGCCCACCGTGTAGCGCGCCTCTCGTTATAAGCAAACTTACTTGGCTACTATAACCTATAGTCAGAGCGTGCTGTGACTACAGTCCAATAGCTGCATAACTTCCATAACCTAGACCGCTCGTTAGCTATCCACATTAACTAGCTACAAACTGTCATATTCACAAGGCTAGCTGCTAACCTTTGTGAACAGATAAAAGTTTGAAGTGCCATATCACTGCCTCTCTAGTCTAGTCGGCTAGCTTTATTTTGCTTCACAAATTGactagctaacaagctagctaatgtgTTAGCAGTGGCACAATTCTGGCGACTACATTCATTTTGACTGCGACAAAATTCGTTACTGACACTTCGTAAGGTAAGTTGTTTGCAAGACGGGGTTATAAGCCACGTCGCCACATCAGAATCAAAACCAAAAACGGTTTAGATGGGTCCCAAGTCATGTGCAGAGTCATGTTTACGTGCCGAATGAAGGCTTGGTTGAGGCTGTTGCAACAAAGTGAAATTATTTAGGGACCTATGTAAAGTGTACACCACCACTAAAACGAAGAAAACAAACCTGGTAAACTCTTCCCAAGCATTCCCATCTCAATGATTAatgctgtggttttttttctgaaaccgAAAGAGGAACTAAAGAAGACAGCATTAAAGTTTTatatgttgtgtttttcagttACTGGAACATAGTTTTATAGTAGTTTTTGCTGGTAattatttcattcaaattaaagcattaaagtaGCCTATGTGAAATTTTAAAGCAGTCTTATCAGACTCCATTGCTAAATTTTGGCACAGGTTTCAAATGGACATATTTTTATGTCTTCAGTACCTTTTCACCTAACTGCACTCACCATGTTACTCAAGTTTATATTACTACAGAATATGCTTACCTGTCTTAAGTACTTTTCAACTCAGATAATTGTGATTTGGAGGAAGCAGTCCTGTTTAATGCCTGTGGTTGAAGGATAACCTTTAAAACTTATGAACGTTGCCTTCAATCCACAACCTAAGACTTAACATCTCATGATTTGTTCAGGTTAAACAGAGCTTGCATGCAATCTCTAACAATAATTATCTTCATTGACATAACATTTGGTACTGGGCATCTTTAACCACACCAGGTATTACTTATCAGGTATATTGGTTATATACCCACCATTAACAGGGTttaagtcatattttttttagtcaTATTAAAAATCATGTCAACAATCTAAGAAAGATGGTCAATATGTAGCAGAAAACCCTAACCTTTGCTTGGTTGTCAGTGTCAAAAGCCTGTGTTAGGAGAAAATATctgaattaaattcaaattagaCCCAATTTATAAGTGCATGTAAGCAATCTactgatatattttttatttaactgtcATTTTTTGACAGGTTGACATATACCAGCCAGTaaatacaacagaaacaaaagtaTTGGTGTAAAAGTATGAATGCACTGACCTTAACGGCACTAGTAGCACTGGTCAAAAATGTAATCACTGCAGtgtgaattattaaaatgcgccagcagaaacacaaacaatggAATCAAGACACTGCAGAATTAGTGGTTGAAGAGTCGTCATTGGTATACAATTAATTACAGTAGTTATCACTTAGTATACTATAGCATTGTTTTAGTAAAGCAATGCACACTTTTGAGAGGATTTCTCAGTGTCAGAGACGACGGAGGCACTGCAAGGTATGCTGTCACTGTGATAAACACGCCCCCTTCTAGTCTGAAAACGTAAGGGTAACCGGACCTTTCCACAGTAATTTCAAGTCAGACGACCTAAAACATCGATTGACCCCTTTTAAACAAACGCGTCCCCTTGCCCAGCATGGCCCTTCGTTTAGCAAAAAAGGAACATCATTTTCGAATGGTCGTGTTataagtgaaaaataaaaaatagtaaacAATGTATAACTAAAGTTAGCTTGCTAGGTATCATATGTGACGCTAGCCTGGTTCGCTAATTAGGCTTGTTAAAACTTTAACACACTTTAAACTTGAATATATGtacattattggttttcttCTGGTTGTACCAACTTTTAGGACGTTAacaagccattttaaaagataTTGACGACATAATAATAGGCGCCTATCCCTTTAACAATTAAATATATCCCGCCACTGACTGTAAAACGGAGCGGGTAACCAGATATTCAAAAACAATACgtaatcccacaatgcaccgttTTCGACTTACAGCATTACCTCATCCCATCAGCCACTGCGAGAAGAAGAATCTTCTGGGTAGTCGTCTAGGCAACGCGCCTTATCTGAAAATAACGGAACGCCCAGTACATTGCCTCCAGCCAATAAGAGACTTCAGGCATGACATCATTGCTATTTTTAGTGTGGCAGCAGTAGCAGATAAGGTTTGCCTCCACGCTGGAAGAGCTCAGAGTATACAGATCACAGCGGAGTAAAACACCTTGCTCTAAAGAGGTGTATAAACCAAATACAAACTTTAGCACTTAGCACGTTTCTTTCGGGGACTGTCTGAAACCCGTTAAACAACACAGAAACGATTTTTTAACTTAGTGCGATTTGATGTCTGAActtttttcagagggaaaaCTTGATTTTCTGAACTTGGAGGAAGTTGCGCTGAGAACGATTTGAAGTCTCAAGACTGGATTCACAATACAAGCTGCGCAAAATTATCCGGTTGAACTTGGTGACAAAACAAACTGAGAGAAAACAATCATACGGAGTcgctcattttcatttgataaGCGAGCTTTAAGAAACTGAGGGCTCCTCGAACTTTTGCGGAGTTCTACTCTGAAAACTGCGGCTGAAACAAAAGACAGAGAAGGGAAACCCTGTGAATAAGACTTCTGAACTGAGTTTTGGTTACTCTTCTATGTCTACCAAGATGGAAACTACTTTCTACGACGACTCGCTGAATGCCGCTTTCTCCCAGCATGACAGCGCTAGCTACGGATACAACCATAAAGCCTTGAAACAAAGCATGACGCTCAATCTCACGGACCCCGCCGGGAACCTAAAACCTCACCTGCGAGCGAAAGCTAACGACATACTGACTTCGCCAGATGTCGGACTGCTAAAGCTGGCCTCCCCAGAGTTGGAGAGACTTATCATCCAATCAAGCAACGGCCTGATTACCActaccccaaccccaacccaatTTCTCTGTCCGAAGAACGTCACAGATGAGCAGGAGGGGTTTGCTGAGGGTTTCGTGAGGGCACTGGCGGAGCTGCATCATCAACACATGCCCAATGCGCCTAATGTCACGACTGCACCGCCAACGAGTATAAACAGCGCTATGGCACCTGTGTCCTCTCTGGCGGGGGGTAATGTCTACAATTCCACCATGCGTTCCGATCCACCAGTGTACGCAGACCTCAGCACGTTCAATCCAGCCATCAGCAGTGCACCAGCGCCAAGCTACAGCAATGCAAACCCTGCCATGACTTACTCGTCTGCCCCGCCACAACACCACATGAGCGCACCGCTACCGGTCCAGCACCCTCGGCTGCAAGCACTTAAAGAGGAACCACAGACCGTACCAGAGATGCCCGGTGAGACCCCTCCACTGTCACCCATCGATATGGAAAGTCAAGAGCGGATCAAAGCTGAGAGAAAGCGCATGAGGAACAGAATCGCCGCTTCAAAGTGCCGGAAGAGGAAGCTGGAGAGGATTTCTAGGCTGGAAGATAAAGTAAAGAACCTGAAATCCCAGAACTCTGAACTGGCGTCCACTGCTAACATGCTCCGGGAGCAGGTTGCCCAGCTCAAACAGAAAGTCATGAATCATGTCAACAGCGGATGCCAGCTTATGTTGACACAGCAGTTGCAGACGTTCTGAAAAGGAGATCAACGAAAGCTTCGAGCGACATAAAGACTaacctaaaaaagaaaacaaggacGAAATTGGTGGCTGTATCTACAGGCTATAGCAGAGGTCAGACAGAATACAGCATATGACTGGAGGGGACTGCCTGGCCGAGTACCTCGCGCTCCGGTTCGCGCAGGAGTTCCGGCTGAACTGAGGGGAAGAATTTCGCAAGTTGAGTTTGCCGGTGATGAAAGAAACAGCAGCAAACAGCACAGCTTCTTATTGTTCTGTTTCATGCTGTTTTTGACAAGATACAAGAGAGACTTTGTTCATTTCGACCAAGTTTTGCATGGACCTAACCTTCGAAGATCATTCagtattaaaaaacaattaagacAAAAACTGCAATAGAGACATAGTTGCCTGTATTGTTACGCCAGTTGAAAGGCGTGTTATAAAGGCTGAATACTTTTGATATAAAAGCTGCCTGACTTCTGAGTTATACATGTACTTTTTTCttaattgtattgaattgtTCTTTCAAGTTAGAAAATGCTTCaagagttttctttttctaaagtTGCTTAATGGGGTTTAACTCAttgttatttgtatatatgaACTTGGAGTACTTAAGTTTAccatttgtaataaaaacagtataatttttttatgtttgttttctggGAATCTCGGAAACTAATCAATATTTAAGAAGCATAATAAAGTATCTAAAATGAAGAACTGTCTATGTTTTATGTATGCCTGTTTCTGCCtttcttcaaaaacacacatttttgagCAGAGAACTGCTCTCATTTGTCCCTGATTAATCAGAGCAgtctatgttttaaaaaaatcaattccatTTCCACAGTTTCCTAGTTCAATCAGCCAAAAGTTATATTTTGCAgcttatatttgttttgtatcaTGACTACATTAGGGAATAtactatgggggggggggggggagggagcctCCTTATGTTCTGATTGAGCTTTGGGTTAGTAATAtgatttttaattgaattaaacaaGCACATATCAATGAGATCAAAGATACTGAATTATTTCTTCAATGCTAATGCAGTCCAATGGATAAGTGAAAGAAAGCAGTGTGTTCAAAATGCTTTTAGCTGCTGGAATGAGAACAAGGCTATGATAAAACTGCAGAACCAACATTaagaaaatgacagaacagTAAGAAAGccataaataaacagttttagTGTACAATTATGAGTTTATGAAAGAGTATAGCTTTATTTCAGGCTTTTTCAGTTAAGCTATAATAACATTGTTTTGTTGACAGGGAAACCTGACCACTCAGCATAATACTCAGTGTATTTCTTGTAACTAACAATAACAGTCCTGCTAAAGATGTAAAAGACCAAATACTTGAGGAGAAACGCATAGTAAATATAGTAAAATTACTCAATCAAATGCATTGAATTTTCACTTATACAGATACTGAAAGGAAGTGACATTGAACTTTATTAGTTTGGAAGAAAATTGGTTTGTCTTATGCATATAGCTGCATTATTAGTAATGtgaaacacactgaacataaatgcaatccattactataatatttactgtaatatttGATCTCTTCACAATATATATCCTATATGGCACATACATGATCACATTATATCAATAACATCACGATTTTACTGGTTAATATAACATGGTTAAGTGAATTATAGCATTATTATATACTAATTTGTGCACCTGCTATGCAAAACAGACTTCAAACTCTAGGGCAGTGCACGTTCAAAagaaatgacattttctttcaaattaaGTTGCAGTCCAGCAGAGGGAGTCAAAGCTCTTCAAAAATATCTGCTCCATGCAGCCGCAACGTGAAGTATCGAATTCAAACTCTTGACCACATACAACTCGCCAAATTATGTTAACACAGTCACCTCCATAAAGATGTATGGGTTTagtttttaagaaatgttttcaatgaGCTCTTTTTGGTCATTTACAAAATCCCGATCGGACGATATTCATGTCTGTTAGTGAAGCAAGTGTCAGTACGCTATAGCCTAGTAGGCAGTGATATAAAACGACGTTCAAGTACAACGTGTACTGGCGAAACAAAAATACAGGAACACCCAGTAACCCTGAAAAGCATTCTAGAAATAAAACGTTCCTTTTAATGTTGCAGGGAATTCTCTATACTGATAAActtgtaaaatttatttatgaatcaataattttataaaaagcaACTGATGTACCCAGCTGAACACGTTACTATGTTAGATTATTTGTATGTTCGTACCCTATCAGCAGCTACACCAATGTAATTCAACTCATTAATATACAGAGTTTTATTAACACTTCTGAAATTCTGTATATTTGCTCTGCCCTAACTTGGcgaaaaaaatgacatcatacCGGATACTCGGCACCTACCTAACCATATAAGGCAAGAGAACGGTCGGAAGAGCTACG
This is a stretch of genomic DNA from Anguilla rostrata isolate EN2019 chromosome 4, ASM1855537v3, whole genome shotgun sequence. It encodes these proteins:
- the jun gene encoding transcription factor AP-1; translation: MSTKMETTFYDDSLNAAFSQHDSASYGYNHKALKQSMTLNLTDPAGNLKPHLRAKANDILTSPDVGLLKLASPELERLIIQSSNGLITTTPTPTQFLCPKNVTDEQEGFAEGFVRALAELHHQHMPNAPNVTTAPPTSINSAMAPVSSLAGGNVYNSTMRSDPPVYADLSTFNPAISSAPAPSYSNANPAMTYSSAPPQHHMSAPLPVQHPRLQALKEEPQTVPEMPGETPPLSPIDMESQERIKAERKRMRNRIAASKCRKRKLERISRLEDKVKNLKSQNSELASTANMLREQVAQLKQKVMNHVNSGCQLMLTQQLQTF